From Bactrocera oleae isolate idBacOlea1 chromosome 4, idBacOlea1, whole genome shotgun sequence:
ttgaaTGAATCGAAATTTATACAAACGCTAACgggattaaattttataaaataaaataatattatttttattaaacagaATTTTACGAATAGTAGAATATAAAGAAGTATTCAAACATGTCCACCTCACCACCTGAATCTCTCACGACAAGTAACTGTGCCGTGTGCCAAACACCTGCGAAGCTATATTGCTCAGCATGCAAACTAGTAAAATATTGCGGCGCTGATCATCAGAAGCAGCACTGGAAGCATCATAAAACCGAATGCCGGCCATTTCGCATAGCCAAAGACAAGGTTTTAGGTCGCTATTTAAAAGCCACGCGCTCAATTAAAGCTGGCACTGTTATTTTCGCTGAAATGCCTATTATAGTCGGTCCAAAGTGGTATCTGAATGAGCGCGAGGAGCAAGTGCCTGTTATGCCATGCGTGGGATGTTTCACACCTTGTCGTATGGGAGCACATCATTGCCCCAAGTAAGTGAGGTACACTAACAAATACAATACACGAGTGAATTTGGTATCGacaagtcaaaattttgatgtattagttaatttttaaatttcgccAATCGGAACTTCCGGGCAACGGAAGTAAAACTGTTTGATGTTTTACTGGTGGAAATGTGTAAAATTATACTCTGTTAGGAATAAtctgttctatgttgaccgatttCAGATGCCTTTGGCCAACGTGTTCACCGAATTGCGGTGGGTTAGACAATCCAAATCTTCATGGTCTTGAATGTTCAATATTAATGTTGGGACCTGGACCCACTTCCTCAGACCCCCGTTCACTCATGGACTACTATCGCTCTGATGCCTTGGTTGTCTTAAAATGTTTGTTGCTACAACGTCAAAATCCCAAAAAATGGTCCGAACTGATGGACATGCAAAGCCATGAGGTGGAACGCATTGGTTCCGAGTTACACGAGTAAGCGAAGTATTTTTTCCAgagcatacaaattataaatatagtatatctACACCATATCTCACTCTACGAATGCCTAGTGATGCAGAGAAAAGGGTTGTGTCTTATCTTCAGCGAAACTTCCTACAACGCCTAAAAAGTGTGGAgcagaaacaaaagcaaaaatatctgCAAGAGTATGACACAGCAGTACTACATCGTATTTGCGGTATCATTGAGACGAATTATATGTGCATCAGCTTGCCGTCTGGCATGGAGTTAAGTGGTGTTTACTACACCGCCTGCATGATGGAACACGCTTGCCAACcaaattgttattttcaattcgATCAGCGAAATGGCTTCAGAATCTCTGTTATAGCCGGTAGAGATATTGAACGCGACGAACACCTGATTATAATGTACTCGAATATGCTGTGGGGCACTCAAATGCGCCAGGAACACCTGGTCATGACAAAGCATTTCCTCTGTAAATGTGAACGCTGCCGCGACCCCACCGAGTATGGTTCGAATTTCAGTGCAATGCTATGTATGGGCGATGAGGGCGAGTCATGCGATGGCATTCACCTGCCAAAGAATCCACTTGATATGAAAAGTGATTGGGCATGCACCAAGTGCCCTATCATGATCAATGGAGAAGAGGTGAGGtgacatatatatttctaatcCATACACTTACTAACTTATAATCTGctcatacactcacacacatatgcatgtgtataggTGCGATATCTTCTCACGCAAATGACCGAAGAAGTTGACAATCTTCTATCGCGCAAGCCCACAGTTAAGCAATTGGAAGCGCTGATTAACAAGCTTTCGAAGTTTTTGCATCCCCATCACTACCATTTATTCAATTTGAAGCATACGCTCATACAGTTATACGGCACCGAAATCGGCTACTCACTGAAAAGTTTAAGCGACTCACTGCTAAATAAGAAATTACAGTTGTGCGAAGAACTCTATGACATCTGCCAGAAATTGGATCCATACACTATTCGTTTGTCCATTTACGTGggtattattttgtttgaaatgcAAACGGTGCAGATTGAGCACGGCAAACGCCTACTTGCAAACGCCACCAAGAGCGAAGAGCAATTCCTTACGGCATTGGATTATTTCAATTCCGCTCGCGAGAAACTGCTGAAAGCTGCTAAGATCTTGGAGAAGGAGCTGGATAATATGGCAGGTAGCAAATTGAGCGATGCTGTACTGAAATCACTCACCGAATTGGATACTCTAATCAACAACAATACCTAATTGGATTCACAAGTCTCAACTATCGAGCGTTTTtcaatattaactttttttttaaatgaaactcATCTTAAACAACATTACGCCGCAATAGATTCCattaatgaatattgaatttacTGAAAATCTCGTCGCCTTTTTAGCATGTTCTATTCGCATTTCTTTTTTATCTTCGTAAGAAagacaaaaaagtttaaataacaaaactaataaattgtaaTGTCTtgcgtttttaattaaatttaaatcttgTTTACATAAGAGTCTTAACgtttaattaaatacaatggATATAGCTTTTCATTCAGCATTAGTTAAATAAGTCAACTGGTTCTTGAGGGGCATCCAAGTCCCTGTACTGTGTTAATTGACGATACTTATTAGCGGGTCTGTaagcatacaaacataaatagaattgttttatatttaacatacttcactttttctttgtaatttattaaaaaagttcttAAGTTCATTAAATTAAAGACGAAAATTAGGAAAAGTGAGAATTAATATTGACTTCAAGCAATGGTATACGAAAGGCTTTAAGTGCTTTGAAAACTTTCTTTCCTTGGCAAATATTTTACAGAAAACAAGTTTAAACTAAACACAACCGCTAAGAtaatttaactatttataaGGAAATCATAAAATGTACATGGTTAGTTATTCGCTGAATGTCATTTTATGTTTGTAGTTGTAAACAGTACATTTCCTGTGGCCTCTTTCAGATTCTACAtagtatgtgtatttatatcgtgttttttaattttttatttttatctgaaATGTGGCGTGTAAATATAGCAGTTGTATGTTGTTGTAGTGCTCCTACGAGTCAACACAATTTATTCGAACATATCGAAATTTGCGGGCGCGTCCAAGTCATGATAACCAATAATACGACGTTGTTGTTCCATTGGTTCTCTGTAAAAAGGTTGTACACAACAAATTTCACAATACGTTcgtaaaatatactttttataaaagaaaaataaaaacatagtcAAACAACAAAAGACAGGAACCAATACAAACTACAGTTATCAATACTTTGCAATATTTACaacataatatatctatttatatacatatgtatgtaagttctttaattaaaaactacCTGCGACCAGGTCCAAATCCTCGTCCCCCACGACCAGGCATCATCATCGGCGGCGCATAAGCCGCATATGGAGGCATAAATGATGGTGGATATGCCGGTGCTCGATaactattaaaataagaaattttaatcaataaatatattgatgaaTATTGAAGCAAATGCGCCGCATAACTTACCCAAAACCACCAGACTCTGAAGTGGTTCGCTTAGTGGAACTGGCATGTTCGGGGAGTTGTGGTCGTTTGGGGTCCCGCAAATAGTTGTTAAAGAACTCCACCTCCTTACGTACTTCTTCAACCTTCTCTGTATGCTTATTGAATATGTGTTTACGTATAAATTCTGGGCCTTTGAATTTCTTGCCCGATAGCGGACACAACCACTTGTCTTTCGCCAACTCCTGAGTGTTCGCTTGTATAAACTTCTCGACTTCAGCTTCCGCATCTTTGCTTCCCAAATTTTTAAGCTCTTCATCATCTATTAGCGTCGTCTTGGCCAAAAatgtttgcattttattttcgaaattcttAATATAATCCTGTATGTCATTCTGTAGAACTTTTGCTGGCGGCGGACCACGTGCGTGTATTATGCCACAACGGTTTGGCATCTCATCTTCGTAAGGGTATTCACAGTGATTGTAAAAATCAACAGAATGCACAATGCGAAGATATAAAATTAGGCTGTCAAGCACCGAAATGAGTTGCGCATCTCTTTCAATGGTTTCACCCTCGGATTCTTTATTTTCACCAGATATACCCAGTAATTCGTCTTCTTCAGCCGAAGCTTCTTCAATTAAGAAATCTGTTATATTTTGTAGAACTGGATTGTTCGACTTGAAGCCATAGGAGGCACCGGCATCATCAATGCCTTTGGGGTTCTCCATGTTTTGATCGCCATGATCCTCTAAACTCTTATCCTGTCAAAAGATAGTTATTTAgctatacaaataataaacatatatctaaatatttacCCATAGCTTAAATTTCTCATCTAAATTCATCGCAATCTTCGCACATAATTTGATGTCAGCGCGCACAATAGTTTTATGCCCCGTCATACCATTTACTGGACGCACCCGTCGACTTAGGTCACGATTCACAATTGCACCCATTTCGCAATCACGCAGCCTAGTATTATTCAAATTCCAACAAATCTCTTTTATGTTCACATCCCGTTTGAATGTTACCCAGCCGCGACGGTACCAGCGGCGATCCACCAAGGGATCTGCAATAGCTACACGCAGATATCCATCAAAACGTTGGCATAAAGCTTCAATTTCCGCTTTGGTAATCGATGGAGCTAGATTTCGCAAGAAAATAGACGAAGTTCGGTGAAGCGCCCGTGGTTGTGGACCATCCTTTACATTGTCCAAATCGATAGTCTCAGGCTGCTCTTCGGTATCAATTGTTTTGTCTTTTTCTTCGCTAGTTTCCTTATTTTCACTTGAAAGTGAATCATCCTGGTCGTCTTTATTTTCTTCGTTCTTGGAGTCTTCAGTATTTGGGCTTATTGCTTTCATACCTGTATCGTCAGGTACTGTTTCATCAACATTGTCAGAAtcaattttttcattaagtGATTCTCCATTACTCTTTTCTGCAACTTCTACAGACAAATCTTCTGTATCCATACCATTTTGGGTGACCTCTGACTTGTTTTCGTCCTCTCCAATGGATATATTTTCAACCGTAGCAATTTCTGAATCTTTTGTCTCTTCTTTTATCTTACTTTCATCTTCTTCCTCTTTGTCTGCCAACTTTTCCGTCTCTTTATCTTCTTTCACACTACCCAAATCATATTTGTCTTTCACTTTTTCATCATCGTCTTCGTCACTAGAGCTGGAGCTACTGGAATCCGAATCAGAAGATGATGAAGATGATGACTCAGAACTGGTACGTTTCCGTTTTAAGGACTTCTTGTCTTTACTCTTTTCATCTTCATCACTTTTATCTTCGTCGTCCGAAATATCTTTTTTCTTGTCATGTTTGTTATTTGTAGTTTTGCTATCAACGTCTTCTTCGTCCCAGTTCTCTTCATCATCTGAAATAGGTGCGCGACGTATCGGCCGTGGTGACACCACTTTCGGTTCATCCTCTTCTTCATTGCGTTTTTTGCCAACTGAAGTAATAATGACATCATCATCGTGTTCGGGCTTCTTATCAAAAGACCGATCCGGAAAGATGTATTCTCGGGGTTTTTCATCTAGAATTTTCAAATCCTCATCCGTGCCACCTTCTAATTTAATAACCACCGTATCAAGCAAACGCAACAAAGGATCCGTTTGCGATGTATCAATTGATACTGCTTTCACCTGGCCATTTTCCAAAAGTTCATTAAAAACTTCAACCCGGTTctgaaataaagaaatatcaGGTATGTATTaacaattacaattttgtgtAGTTACAGTATAATACCTTCAAGAAGCCCAATTGCTCTTCCTTACGTTTAACGCTGTCTAAGGgatggtatttatttttaaacctgtttaaatgaaattaaaaataaaaaaattatttttacatcgtttaagtattaaaatgtatgagaatatatatacatgtattcctttcttagtattattatttaacataaagCACGAAGGCGGAAGACAAGGTCTTCATGTCACTGGTTGTTAAATTCAATTAGCTATAGATGTTAAATTTTCGAAGATTCATCATTGCTagtaagctaaaaaaaaattgcaattttcacTCGGTACAGAAGTAGTTGTAAAGTGCcatatcatttaaatttaattaagagtTAAATACCCAAATCTTACCTCTTGgtcaaaaatttttcatatcttatttgtatgtgtatttcgtttgaatttaaaagcggataaaattaaaacgcGATCAAATTAACACACTAGAGCATTGCTCGCCCAGTGCAAAAGTTACAAAAATTCGAAGATCTCGATATATATTTCTGAATATATACGAGCAGCGCGAAAACGAGAATGTGATAGTAGTAGTGGTAGTTGGGAACATATTGTAGTAGCTACGTGCGTGAGCGTGTGTAGCCTTTTCGCTAAAATTGAGCTGCTGCTGCAACCAGCTGCACAATAttttgcacatacataagtttaacAGCAAATCTCAAGTAACGTATAGCTCCCCATACGCAAATAGCTGTAGagaaaaactttattatacaaaactttacaataattgtaaatcatatcaaaaaattgtaaaggaaatattcaaataaaaaaaaattaaatgtatgtgaTTACATACACATAATAAAAGAAAGTTaacaaaatcttttattttccaTGTTGCATTGGTTTTCATTTCTAACATACTATAGACTTTGAGCAGCAACAAACAATGATAAAACTACTTAACCATAAGCAATCTGGATTTCGTttgttaattttctttaatatttataatgccTTACCATTCCTCGTCTTTGTGAGCGacgaaaaattcatttaattgttGGCGCTTGAACTCAGttttatattcactatattTTTTCAAGACTTCGGAGTCAGAAATTCCATCATCTTGTGtatctaaaaattgttttaacgtTAACATCGCGGGCTGTGTTTGCAAATCGTTTGAGCTTTGTGACTCCCGAGGCGCATGTGGTGCATGACCATGGCCACCGTAACCGCCGTGATAACTATGTGCAGCATAATGTTCATTCCAAGCATGCATAAGATAAGGATCATATCCTGTATTAAAACAGAAGACCATAATTTAAACAAATGGCATTTAAATATAACTCTCATGTGTATACCATAACGTGGAGTTGCACGCATGTCATCACCCCAGTCCGGTCGCATTCGTTTTGCCGGGGGCATTTCCCGACCAGGAGAGCCATAACGTTCACGACCGCCGCTACGATACTCTCGATAATCTGGCCTAGGCCTGCCACCGCTTCCACTTCCACCGCCTCCTCGGAAAGGATTACTGTAACAAAAATgttgcttatttatatatacaaagtaGAATGAAGATATTTCTACTTACCGCTCTGCCCAGTCATCACGCCCACTTCCAGCAGTGCCTCCACCACCGCGACGGTCCTCACGACGTTCTGAACGGTAGCTATCCCCCGAGCTGCGCTCGCCACGGAATTTATCACGACGTTTGCGATCGTACTCATCATCTGAATCGGCCATTATCTATCaggtgtaaataaaaaaaaaattagttttaaatacacaaaacgtgttcatatgtatgtacattctaAAATTGTAATACGGGAAAAATAAAGCGAGTTTAACAAGTGAAAGCGCCGAACATAACCTCAACATGAATTGATGATAACAGCAACTTTTTCAAAGACACATTTTTTAACACCGAATTCaattataaattgattttttacttCTTTTCACATTTGCTTTTGCTAATTTCACTTTACATTGTTTATAAAGCATACATTTGTACGCccatatacataacatattaCACGCACTCTTTTTACCAAATCGGCAAGTTACTTTACTttcacaataatatttattatttaaataatataaaatacacaATATTACAATCACTTACCAAGAAGTTCTCAAAAAAACTCACAGAAAAAGACGCTGATGAACACCAAAGGAACGTGAAGTTGGTATATTTTCAGCAATGGTTGACGTATAAATGACACATAATCATCGCTTTACAGACAGCACGAACTGCTGAAAGTCAGCGCGTATTGTTTAAGCATTGATTCTACAGATGGCGCTTTTCAAAATAGGGTAATTCTAGTGAAAATGTCTTCGGAAAACAATATATAGTTTGTttcattatgttatatttttattttgtgtaaagACTTACCTTATCTTACTTAGAGAAAAATTAAACGAAGCCGTTTTCATACATTTGTAATCtgcatatgtataagtaaatgTCAAGCAGTGccaataaagaaattttttcttgGTATGTTCACAAAACAAatgatatttacataaaatatttataaaatataagtttGTTTACATTAACTATACACATTACATGATATACttaagtacatacgcatatacacatatactacaTTCATACACACTTATGTATGTCCTACCCGCTCCTGTAAACCTTAGTGGCGGTTCACATAAAACTTTTGCTCCACGTTGCTTTAGATATTTCTTTTGACAGAAAAGTTGTGATGTATGCTTTTGTATCAGTTCCTTCCCAGCAAACCGAAGGAAAATGCAGGGCAATTCTTATCTTTTTACTCTTTACCAAGCAACAGTCGCCACTTTTCTTTACGGAAAGTAAAGCGTTCATTCTGCAATAACCTTTGCTTTCCTCGCTTTGTTGTTAAagtgttttgtaattttcatttcattttcctacattcttaatatacatacatacatatgtaagtatgtaactccatacctatataataaatttacatttacaaaATCCGTTGATCTCTTCACCTTTGTCTCTTTCTTTGCAATTTTCTATAAGCATGCGAAATTTgaataaacaaaaacttttaaccAGCATCCACGACACCAACAGAAACATGATATGAGCAGTCTTCCAAATATGTTGTCATCTGAGAGCTGTTGAATGTGTGTTAAGGTCAGGGTGAAGCCGCGCGATGATGAGGCGGCGCTAATACACACCATAAAAACAATCATGTATACAAGTTAACAACAAACACTCCGCAGGTAGGTGGTGCCAGCGTCAGCTTGTGTGAGATTGTATAGCACAGAAATTATCAACAAATACTGCagtaaacaatattaaaattaaaagaacaacaacataCTACGCATCgctgtttaaattgaaaaagcgACAATAGGTCAACACGGTTATGGCCACATTTTGGCCATAAAACTTTACGAATGCAAAAACTGCATTTTCCAGTTTGCAAGCACGTTTCTTAATGTGCGCTCCTTTTTAAGTCTGGCTCTGCGTTCAATAATAAACTAATTGAttgatgtaatttttttcacattttcaataATCGCCCACTATCCATATTCGCATTTCGGCAAtacaatacatgtatgtacgtattcGGCATTTGCAAGTGTGTAAAGCAAGGCGCATTTTTATGGTAATACATATtaagttttgaaattattgcTGACTGAAAATGTGTTGCTCACATGGCGAGTATAACTATTATATTAGCACGTCAATCGCTGGCGCGCTTTACTGCTTGAGCAACCAACAGCATCATCACCATCGCTAAGCATCATGATCGTCAGTCATCACTTTTCTATGCGACCACAAATTCGAGCAGCGACATATGAACCATGCTTCTAGTCATCTGTGGTTATTTCTTTAGAAACTGGTTCATAATTTAATACAGTTAACTACATAGTAATTTGTAAACTGCGATCAAACACACGTAGATACTATATACAAATCGGCAACAAATTTACGAAGTTATACTAGTTTTGGTTAAATTTTATTGGTCGCAGAAATTCAAATTCATCTGTGCTATTATAAATATTCGGCTTTCAAGTTATATAATTCATAGTTTTATTCATTTGGATACagctgatatatgtatgtacatacatacatctatacatatgcacatctaAACTTAAAACTGTGTGCTTTACCTGTTTACTGTTTTTTGAATGCTAAATTTTCCATATTTCAAGACGGCCTGGAAAAAAGGCTCTCTCATTTTTAGCCATCCAATGAATACAtgaatatgcacatatataaactatttttgtttataacttATTGAAAAATTAGGCAAGTCAACACTTGGctgaatatatttgtatgttttgaCGTCAGCAATCATGtctgtataattttcaaacacCTAAAGGTACGTGATAAATCACTAACTTGTTGCCCGATTATAATCGTAATTTGTTGTACTGTGTTATTAGATAttgctgtttatttatttattttgaacgcTGAATGAtgaatgaatggagaaatataATCCGCAACCAAATCTGCAAATCTCAAGTACAGAATAACAGTAAACGTATAAAAGATCTCCTGTGGCATCcaattatgtatatgtacatatgtacaacaatATTTGCGTATATGTATACCCTCTTACAAACATATAAGTCAgctgaaattaattattatgattaataattaatacgaacttatgcaattatttcATGTATGTGTGGGTATACATATATTCCAATTCCAGACGTGAGCTAGTATTTTTGGGGGATTCAATTGTTTAATACTCTACCTTGATTCATCTAACCATTCAAAAACTAAAGCGAGGACATTCCCACAGATATGTAcgaacatgtgtatgtatgtatttctaataCAATAAGCAatgcaatttcaataaattttaataaaaacccgTAATGCAATAAAGTTAAATCCACTCAACACCAGCTTATTGTATGCGGTAGTTGTGGGtatctaaataaattattgattaAACAATCACACACGAACGGCAAACGCCAACCGGTAAATGGCTTAAGGCTTACGCTTTACGATACTTACAAAACTATAAAAAGAAAGCAGGAAAAAAATAGAATTGAATATAGAAACCGGGCGCGAAATGAAAACAATTGACAATACCACGGCCACAGCCAATCCCGGATATCGGCTCGTTCGTCTACACCGTCGAACAATAGATAAAAAGTCACAAATATTAGTTGATAGAACCTAACGAAAAGACAAAAGCTGCACGATTATTAGTTTGCAAAAAttagcaaacacaaaaaaaaaaacaagtttatattttcacatattcaTGGTTAtccacacatacttacatatctcTACTCAATATGTTAatgtgtatataattatttataaatcgcACGCCTC
This genomic window contains:
- the Ars2 gene encoding serrate RNA effector molecule homolog isoform X1 — protein: MADSDDEYDRKRRDKFRGERSSGDSYRSERREDRRGGGGTAGSGRDDWAERNPFRGGGGSGSGGRPRPDYREYRSGGRERYGSPGREMPPAKRMRPDWGDDMRATPRYGYDPYLMHAWNEHYAAHSYHGGYGGHGHAPHAPRESQSSNDLQTQPAMLTLKQFLDTQDDGISDSEVLKKYSEYKTEFKRQQLNEFFVAHKDEEWFKNKYHPLDSVKRKEEQLGFLKNRVEVFNELLENGQVKAVSIDTSQTDPLLRLLDTVVIKLEGGTDEDLKILDEKPREYIFPDRSFDKKPEHDDDVIITSVGKKRNEEEDEPKVVSPRPIRRAPISDDEENWDEEDVDSKTTNNKHDKKKDISDDEDKSDEDEKSKDKKSLKRKRTSSESSSSSSSDSDSSSSSSSDEDDDEKVKDKYDLGSVKEDKETEKLADKEEEDESKIKEETKDSEIATVENISIGEDENKSEVTQNGMDTEDLSVEVAEKSNGESLNEKIDSDNVDETVPDDTGMKAISPNTEDSKNEENKDDQDDSLSSENKETSEEKDKTIDTEEQPETIDLDNVKDGPQPRALHRTSSIFLRNLAPSITKAEIEALCQRFDGYLRVAIADPLVDRRWYRRGWVTFKRDVNIKEICWNLNNTRLRDCEMGAIVNRDLSRRVRPVNGMTGHKTIVRADIKLCAKIAMNLDEKFKLWDKSLEDHGDQNMENPKGIDDAGASYGFKSNNPVLQNITDFLIEEASAEEDELLGISGENKESEGETIERDAQLISVLDSLILYLRIVHSVDFYNHCEYPYEDEMPNRCGIIHARGPPPAKVLQNDIQDYIKNFENKMQTFLAKTTLIDDEELKNLGSKDAEAEVEKFIQANTQELAKDKWLCPLSGKKFKGPEFIRKHIFNKHTEKVEEVRKEVEFFNNYLRDPKRPQLPEHASSTKRTTSESGGFGYRAPAYPPSFMPPYAAYAPPMMMPGRGGRGFGPGRREPMEQQRRIIGYHDLDAPANFDMFE
- the Ars2 gene encoding serrate RNA effector molecule homolog isoform X2 encodes the protein MADSDDEYDRKRRDKFRGERSSGDSYRSERREDRRGGGGTAGSGRDDWAERNPFRGGGGSGSGGRPRPDYREYRSGGRERYGSPGREMPPAKRMRPDWGDDMRATPRYGYDPYLMHAWNEHYAAHSYHGGYGGHGHAPHAPRESQSSNDLQTQPAMLTLKQFLDTQDDGISDSEVLKKYSEYKTEFKRQQLNEFFVAHKDEEWFKNKYHPLDSVKRKEEQLGFLKNRVEVFNELLENGQVKAVSIDTSQTDPLLRLLDTVVIKLEGGTDEDLKILDEKPREYIFPDRSFDKKPEHDDDVIITSVGKKRNEEEDEPKVVSPRPIRRAPISDDEENWDEEDVDSKTTNNKHDKKKDISDDEDKSDEDEKSKDKKSLKRKRTSSESSSSSSSDSDSSSSSSSDEDDDEKVKDKYDLGSVKEDKETEKLADKEEEDESKIKEETKDSEIATVENISIGEDENKSEVTQNGMDTEDLSVEVAEKSNGESLNEKIDSDNVDETVPDDTGMKAISPNTEDSKNEENKDDQDDSLSSENKETSEEKDKTIDTEEQPETIDLDNVKDGPQPRALHRTSSIFLRNLAPSITKAEIEALCQRFDGYLRVAIADPLVDRRWYRRGWVTFKRDVNIKEICWNLNNTRLRDCEMGAIVNRDLSRRVRPVNGMTGHKTIVRADIKLCAKIAMNLDEKFKLWDKSLEDHGDQNMENPKGIDDAGASYGFKSNNPVLQNITDFLIEEASAEEDELLGISGENKESEGETIERDAQLISVLDSLILYLRIVHSVDFYNHCEYPYEDEMPNRCGIIHARGPPPAKVLQNDIQDYIKNFENKMQTFLAKTTLIDDEELKNLGSKDAEAEVEKFIQANTQELAKDKWLCPLSGKKFKGPEFIRKHIFNKHTEKVEEVRKEVEFFNNYLRDPKRPQLPEHASSTKRTTSESGGFGYRAPAYPPSFMPPYAAYAPPMMMPGRGGRGFGPGRRPANKYRQLTQYRDLDAPQEPVDLFN
- the SmydA-5 gene encoding SET domain-containing protein SmydA-8, with product MSTSPPESLTTSNCAVCQTPAKLYCSACKLVKYCGADHQKQHWKHHKTECRPFRIAKDKVLGRYLKATRSIKAGTVIFAEMPIIVGPKWYLNEREEQVPVMPCVGCFTPCRMGAHHCPKCLWPTCSPNCGGLDNPNLHGLECSILMLGPGPTSSDPRSLMDYYRSDALVVLKCLLLQRQNPKKWSELMDMQSHEVERIGSELHDDAEKRVVSYLQRNFLQRLKSVEQKQKQKYLQEYDTAVLHRICGIIETNYMCISLPSGMELSGVYYTACMMEHACQPNCYFQFDQRNGFRISVIAGRDIERDEHLIIMYSNMLWGTQMRQEHLVMTKHFLCKCERCRDPTEYGSNFSAMLCMGDEGESCDGIHLPKNPLDMKSDWACTKCPIMINGEEVRYLLTQMTEEVDNLLSRKPTVKQLEALINKLSKFLHPHHYHLFNLKHTLIQLYGTEIGYSLKSLSDSLLNKKLQLCEELYDICQKLDPYTIRLSIYVGIILFEMQTVQIEHGKRLLANATKSEEQFLTALDYFNSAREKLLKAAKILEKELDNMAGSKLSDAVLKSLTELDTLINNNT